The genomic window CCGCTGAACAGGAGTCCAAAGCCGTAACACACGAGGAATGTGGTGTCGAGGTACCCGAGCAGCTCGGTCGGGAAGTGCAGGCGACGCTGAAAGTCGCCCTTgaccgcgacgaacgcctcGCGGGAGGCATGAAACGACGCGCACGACACGTACGTCACGAGCACCGCCCAGTACTTCCGCCaacccgggggcggcgggggaaggTCTCCCGTGGGCACCATAGCTCCCCGAGTCGGGCGCTGCACTCCAAGCCTCGGATGTGTCGAAGACGAGACTCGCGAACCGGTCGAACGCCGctcacctcgacgccgtcgcgctcccgccgcgacgcgtaATTCCCCGCGGACTTTGCTCCCGGCGAATCCACGCCGTCAACGACCGGAAGTCGACTGagtcgccgcccgtcgcggtcgcacTCTGGCCTGCGGATCGAGGGAGGAAATATAACACCCCGTGGAGCTTGAAGCGGAGAATCTACGGTTCAAGGAATCAAGACTTGCGAATTAttagcgcgcggcgcgaagaagcGATTACCTGAGGGTAATTACGATCACTATGACAAACAATACCCATAGAAGTCCCTTTTTGCATAAATTAATTAATTTCTAGCCCACCGTCGGAGGCACGAAATCCGGGTTGTAGTCGGTATCGCGCCTTCTCAGGTTGTCGAGGATCAGGTTGAGCTTCCTCCCGTCATCGAACATGTCTTTTGCCATCATCATCCAACCCGCGAGACACGCCACGACCGCGGTGGAGTACATGCAGGTGGTCTTGTACGCCTTATTCCAGCTCGGTCGCTCCATCCACCGCCGCAGGTACGGCACCACGGAGGGAGCGCCCAAGTCCGCCAGGCTCGCGCCCTTGTCCATGGCGACGGGATCGCCGCACAGCCCACTCTCCGCGATGTTGTGCGAGAAGAAGAGCGTGGTAGCCGCGAACACGTCCGCCTTGCTCGGGGTGTCGCCCCCGATGAACGGCGTGGTCAGACCGCCAATCATCTTCTCAAACTCGGCCAGCCCGGCCCGGAAGTGCGCGTTGCAGCGCTccctgagcgccgcgccggtctcGCCCTCGATCGGCTCGAGACCCGCCTGCTTATGAAGCCCCATCGCGAGGCCTTTGCCCGCCTCCTCTTCGGTTGGCGCGATGTATCCGAGGATCATGCCAAACGCGACTGCGTTGGCGTATTTTTCAATCTGCTCGACGGTGATCGGCCCTTCGCGCTCGCAGAGCTCCTTGAACTTCTCGTTCtgctcgcacgcgcgcgcgatgatgTCCTTAGACTCGCCCACCCACTGCCCGTCGTCCAAACCGCCCGGAGAGCCCATCATCGCGGGCGTTTCGGCCTTGTCGTACGCGTTGATGAACCAGTCGGGCTtatcgccggcgtcgatgagAAACACCTCAAACTCGACGCCTGATTCGATGAGCAACAGCGAGATGCGGGCGCAGTACGGGCAGAAGGGCATGATCGGGCCGagggccgcgtcgccgtcgacgagctcgcccgcggtgTTCCTGCCGCCGTaagatgcgcgcgcggagaggacAGCCTTGAAGGGCTTCCCCGCTTCGGGCTTCCTGTCCCCGGGGCCTGGCTCTGGACCGTAGAGGTAGTCGCCCACGTATGGGCTGAGGCCCTCGGGCCAAGGGACCACGggctcgtcatcctcctcctcttcgtcctcctcttcttcctcctTCGCTGCCGCTTCGCCTCCCTCGGCCGGTGTTGGATCCTCCGCCGGCTCGGGCTCTTCAGCGCTCGGAGCCTCCCCGATGACCGGGGGATGCTCCTTGCCGTCGTATTCGACGTCGAGTTCCCTGAGGCGCTCCAGGCACGTGTATATCCTCTTACCGCCGTCCATCACGTCGTGCGCCATCATCAACATGTTGGAGAAGTTTCTCATCGCCGGGGCGAACACCGTGCTCTTCGTCCTGTAGCATTTAAGGTAAGACGGGCGCTCCATCCACCGCTCGACGTAAGGCATCAGCGACGGGGCCCCGACGTCCGCCAGTtggcacggcgcggcgggatccgcCGTGAGACCCCCGAGGTATATGTTGTGACTGAATAATATCATCGTGAGCGCGTACACGTCCGCCTGGTTCGGCTTGTCCCCGCCGAGGAAGGGCTTGCCGGATGACGCCAGCTCGGCGAAGATCTTCTCCAGCTCGCcaaacgcgtcgcgcgtcgcacgcACCATGCGATCCCTGAACTCGTCCGCGGGCTCTTCTTCCTTGATGAgcccggcctcgccgccgaggcccatCATCAGCATCTTCCcgccctccgtcgtcgtccccgcgatgaacgagagcgcggaggcgaatCCGGCGGTGGATGCGTGCTTCTCAATCgtctcgacggcgacggctcccGGTTCGCACATGGCGAGGAGGTCGGCGTTGCCGCTCGCCTTGAGGTTACCGAGGATGACCTCGAACTCCCCGGTCCACTCGTCGCCGTTACCGCCCGGCTGACCGAGGAAGGCGGGGGTCTTGGCGACCTCGTACGCATCCTTGAACCACTTGGGTTTATCGGTCCCGTCGATGAGGATCGGGACAAACTCCATTCCTGACTCCAGCATCAACAGAGTGAGGCGGCAGCAGTAAGGACAGTAGGGCATGAGTGGGCCGAGGGGCCTGTCCCCATCGAGGACGTGGCCTGTACCGTACGCAGCGCGGCCGGAGAGGATCGCCTTGTACGGCACGCCGGGTTTTGGCGGACCGGGCGGGGCTGGGGTTGGCCCGAATTGGTAGTCCCCGATGAAGATGCTCGCGTTCTCGGGCCACTTGACGAGGGGCTCGTGTtccgcttcctcctcctcctcctcctcctcttcctcctcctcatctcCCTCTTCCGCAGGCGCGGGCGTGGGTTCGGGCGCTGCCTCCGGGGACGGTTCGGGTGCCGCTGCCACGGGCTCAGGCGCCTTCGGCTGGGgcacctcgggctcgggctcgggctccatTGGGGTAGCTGCTGGTACCGCGGGAACCTCAGCTTCCTTCGCCGAGGTGGGCGGGGGATCGTCGATCaccttcgccttggcgggCGCTGGCTCCATGGGGGCCTCCCCATCCTTCGGTTTGGACGCACCGCAGCCCATCGCGCCGGTAGGTCAGACGAAATGTGATCCGCATTTACAAGCACCTGCAAAAGACACCTTCGTCAAAAGTCCGAACAGAATAACGTCATGAGCTCGGCCAATCAGAAGCCGGCATTTTGACTCAGCAAGCACCGTCAGTTTTGGCCCACTCTCTTCCATCTGCCAGGGCCAAATCCAAAtccgatggcgacgagggcgttcGTCAGCCACCGAgcggcgatggcctccgCGACCGGCGATACGCCCGCGGGAAAACCCCGCGTGGTCATAGCCGGGGCGGGCGTGatcggcgcgtcgaccgcgtaCCATCTCGCGGCGAATCACGGCATGAGGTGCACGCTCTACGACCAGAAGGGTGCGGGATGTGCCGCCTCGGGAAAAGCCGGAGGGTTCCTCGCCTTGGACTGGTGCGACGGTTCCCCGGTGGGGGAACTCGCCAGGGTATCGTTTGCCATgcacgaggagctcgcgaagaCCCTATCCCTGGACTCCTATCGGCGCCTGACGTGCGAAGccgtggcggtggacgagcgcgcggtcgtcgcagCCGGTGGAGTGGCCAAGCCCGGGAACAAGAAGCTGGAATCCATCGAGTGGGCGGACATCGGAGCGGTCGCGTCCAGACCCATGGGCACCGAGGAAACCATCGCGCAGGTCCACCCGAAGAGACTCACGGAGGCGTTCTTAGACGCCGCGAATGCAAAGGCGGGCACCGAGGTGGTGCTCGGCAAGGTGGAAGGCGTCGTTACACACGAGGTCACCGGCGaggtcaccggcgtcgtcgtggacggaGAGACGGTGCCCGCGgacgtggtggtggtggcgaTGGGGCCGTGGACAcatcgcgcgtcgacgtgggcGCCCGGCATGCCCAAGGTGATCCTGGGGCAGAAGTACCACGCGGTGCTGATGCGGCCGGAGCGGGTCTTGACGCAGGCGGTGTTCTTTCAGGGGCTGGGCGATCCAGAGTTTTAcccgcggggcgacggcgacgtgtacGTGTGCGCGTACCCCGACAGCCCAaacgtcgtggacgaggaacccggcgaggtggaggttCGACCGGACGCGGTTCAGAGGCTGGTGGACGTCGCGAGAGCGGTTTCGAGCGAGATGAAAAACGCCGAAGTGAACGGCTCGGGGCAGAGCTGTCACCTTCCCATCACCCAGGACGGCATGCCCGTCATGGGCGCGGTGCCGGGAACGAACGGGCTGTACGTGGCGACGGGGCACTCGTGCTGGGGGATACTAaactcgccggcgtcgggggcggcgatggcggagctGATAGCGACGGGTTCGGTGACGTGCGTGAAGAACTTTGACGCGTTTTCTCCAAAGAGGttcgcgcggtgacggcgttTAAACTCGTGCAACTCGTGTAAGATGTAGTTACAAACTCCTCAGTAAACCAATTTCGCATTTACTGGTCGTTAAGGTTAGAGTAGGGCTTGAGCTTGAGCACCTTGCCGATGGCGACCGTCTTaccctcgtcgcggagggtgAAGCGGCCGAGCTGGGGCACATCCGCAAACTTCTCGCAGCAGATGATCCCCTGGGTCCTGATCCTGACCACGGCGAGGCTACCTGACTTGAGGAAGAGCGCCTgtcccttcttcttctccatGGGCTTGCGGGTCTTGCCGTCGATCTGGTGCACAATCTTGATCACCTCGCACTCCTCCGTCACGGCGTGGATGTGAATCACGGCTTTGTACCCGGCAGTGAACAGCGACTtgtgctcgaggagctcgaggatcgCCAGCTGGCACTCGATCTCCTGCGTGACGTgcacgggcgcggagggcgcgcacAGCACGAATCCGGACATGagctgctcctcctcgatgccCGACAGCCTGAGGCGGACGTTCTCGCCGGGCAGCACCTTGCtcacctcgacgtcgtcgcggtacACCGTGGCAACCTTGACCTTGATGTTGTTGGGCATGACTATGAGCTTATCGCCCCTGCGCACGGTTCCCGCCTCCGTCTTGCCCATCACGATCGTGCCCATGTCCTTGTGCTTGTCGAGGACGGGCATGCGgaacggcgcgtcggggttaCGCTCGAGCGGCTCGAGGTTGTCGAGAGTCTCGAAGAACGACTTTCCCTCGTACCACGGGCACACGTCCTTGCCCACGGTGGTCTTCATGTTGGTGCCGTACAGGCCGGAGATGGGCACGTACTGGACGTCCTTGGGTTGGTAGCCGCAGGTCTTGAGGAAGGGCGAGAGCTTGGTGTTGATCTCGTCCCAGCGCTCCTTGTCCCACTTCACCGTCGGATCGTCCATCTTGTTCACCAGCACGATGAGCTTGGTGACTCCGAGGGTCttggcgagctgcgcgtgcTCGCGGGTCTGGCCGCCCCTCTCGAAGCCGGTCTCGAACTCgcccttcctcgcggcgatcaccagcacgccgacgtccgcctgcgcggcgcccgcgatcaTGTTGGGCACGTAGTTCTTGTGCCCAGGCGCGTCCAGCACGGTGTACCTCTTCTTCTCCGTCTCGAAGTGCGCGCGGCCCACTTCGACCGTCTTACCCTTagccctctcctcctcgttggTGTCCATGATGTACGCCATGTACCAGGACTCGCGGTTCTtgtccttcgcctccgcctcgtacTTCTGGATGGTTCGGTCGTCCACCATGCCCGCCTGGAAGAGGATCTGACCGCCGATTGTGGActtgccggcgtcgacgtgcccGATGAAAACCAGGTTGAGGTGCTCCCTCGGGTCGAAgttggcgtcgtccgcgttgtcgtccgcgacgggggtgtcgccgtcctcctcctcgaccggcgcgggcggaggagcCGGCTTGTCCTCGACCTTCAACTCGGCGACCATctcggcgagcttctcgggctcgggcgctgcgggcgcgggctcctccttgGCAGCGGGCGGGGTTCCGCCGATGGAGACCACCTTGGCGGGTCCCCCGATGGAAACggacgccgccttcttcgggggcgcgtcgccgccgatgacgaggGTCCTGGCCTTCGCGGGCGCACCCTCGGGAGGCGCCGGTCGCTCGAAAAACTgtggcgcgccgtcgcctccgatCGTGACTTGCGCAGCCTTCTTCggggcctcgccgccgatgacgaggGTCTTCGCCTTGGCGGGAGGGCcggacgggggcgcggggcgctcgaAAAACACGGGGGGCCCGCCGGGCGGGGgtcccgccggcggcgcggggccggcgccgcccgcgcccgcggggaggTTGCGGGGCTTGAACGcgaacgccgacgcgttcgggtTGAAGGAGAACGCGGGCGCATTCGCGTTCATCTTGGGCGCcccgggcgggggaggcCCGGGCGGGGGTGGGGGCGCGGCGTTATCGTcgctcatcggcgtcggcggtgtcgatccgggcgcgcggtcggtccgatcggcgctggcgacgagTGACCGGTGAACCGCCGCCTTACATACAGGCCCTATCGCGCGAGAAAAAAGAAACCGACCTTGCGGTCGGACCGAAGGGTCGACCGCGACTCAAGATTCTGGGTCTGATGCTCTCCACATTAAGTCAAGAATCGGCGCTCCAGACAGCCAGCCGCCTTCGCACCGCACATTCTTCGTCCGAGAGGGGCCACAGTGAAGAAACGCCGAGCGCACGTGGGCGCGTCTCTGGTGTGTTTTCCGTCTGGATTCGCGCTGCATTGAACGTCTCGGGGGACGACCTTCGAGCAgtgtcgtcgcgctcgttcgaCCGAGACGCTTCGTCCGTGGTTTCGTCTAGCTAGCTACAGCTAGCGGAGCTGAAATTTATTTTGCGTGGCGGGAGCAGAGCGCCCGAGACACGGCACGCAGCGCCGACGGTGGGAGAGAGGGAGTGAGGAAGCATGCCTCAGAACGAGCACATCGAGCTTTTCCAGAAGCGGTGAGTGCATTTTGTGCCCCGAACGGTCCTTCGTGTCCCTCCTATGCGCTtcgtcgctcgccgagcgactCGTCTCCCGCGAgatgccgcccgccgccgccggagaaaTCTGGCCATCGCCCGACGCCCCACCACTGACCCCATctcgccccccgcccgcccccgcagATATGGTCGCCGACTGGATTACTATGAGAAAAAGCgcaagaaggaggcgcgcgagcccCACAAGcgctcggcggtggccaagAAGCTCATCGGCCTCAAGGCGAAGCTGTACGCCAAGAAGAGGCACAGCGAGAAGATCACGATGAAGAAGACCATCCAGCAGCACAGCGAGCGAACCAACAAGCacaaggtggaggaggaggctgcaCCCGGCGCCATCCCGGCGTACCTTCTGGACCGCGAGCAGACGTCGCGGGCTAAGGTGCTGTCCAACACCATCAAGCAGAAACggaaggagaaggcgggCAAGTGGGAGGTGCCTCTGCCCAAGGTGCGGCccatcgcggaggatgaGATGTTCAGGGTGATGCGGTCCGGGAAGCGACAGAAGAAGAGCTGGAAACGGATGATCACCAAGGCCACGTTCGTGGGACCGGGATTCACGCGCAAGCCCCCGAAGTACGAACGCTTCATACGACCCTCCGGCCTTCGCTTCACCAAGGCGCACATCACGCACCCCGAGCTCAAGTGCACGTTTCAACTGGACATCCTGGGCGTCAAGAAGAACCCCAACGGTCCGATGTACTCGTCCCTCGGCGTGCTGACGAAAGGTACGGTGATCGAGGTGAACGTCTCGGAGCTCGGACTGGTCACGCCGGGCGGCAAGGTTGTGTGGGGCAAGTACGCGCAAATCACAAACAACCCGGAGAACGACGGATGTGTCAACGGAGTTCTCCTGGTGTAATACCAACATCGGATTCATCTCTTCGCTACACTCACCGCCTGACGAACTCGCCCTGAGATTTCTTCAGCGCGGCCACCTCTTTCGCGAGCTCCCTCTGCGCGCCCCTCAGCTCCTCGAACATGGCGATCTGCTCCTCCTGCAAAGTATGAAACTGCTTGATGAGCTCGACGTGAACGTTTCTAACCTCCGCGTGAATCATTCGccgctgctcctcgagctgctccgccgccatctcccgcAGCATCTCCCGCAAGGACGCCATCGACCCGAGCGGCTCGTGGTgcgcggacccgccgccgaccctcGCCTGCAAAGGCgtcagcgcgagcggcgacgcggcgacatCGTCCCCGAGGCtcggtctcgccgccgccgctacCGACTCGGgcgtcccgcccgccgcccgcgccgacatCAACCGTTCGACACGGCGCCGAGAATCCTCCTTCATCGCCTCCATCCGACCCGGATCCACCACGTTCTCCTTACCCGTCggcagcgccaccgccggggacggaAACGCGAGATCGCGTCCCAAATCGGAAGATgccggggtggacgcgaacggcgccggccgcgtcgcgcgcatcggcgtcggcgtggtcgcctcgccagccgccgcgagctgcgccgccgcgccaccgtcggcggcgtgctgccaccggacggcgcgcacgccgcctctccgcgcggcgccgacgtgtGCGGCGGTCGTGTACAGCaccgcgctccccgcgccgccgtaccCGGCCCCGAGTGAGGACGACAGCATCCTCGGATCGATCCACACGACCCggccatccgccgcgcccgccgcgatgacgccgccgtcgcttcGCCACGACAAGcacctcgcctcggcgccgagcgcgatggacccGACGCCCTTggacgcgcccggggcgtTGACGTCGAGCAAGGtgacccgcccgtcgccgcacgcggcggcgacgaggccggaCGCGGTTGGCGAGAAGGACGCCTGCcagcacggcgacgcgcccgccgccgcctgcaaGTTTTGACCCAGCCGACGTATCCCGGTGTCCCACAGCTGGACCCTCCCGtccatcgacgagctcgcgagcATCTGCCGCCGGTGCGGGGAGTAGTGCAGGCTGGTgatgccgccgtcggcgtccgggACGTCGGATACGACGCGCATCTCGCCCACCGCGAGACCCGAGACGGGCGAGTGCAGGAGCACGGCGCCCGAagcgccgcccgacgccacGTGCTGATCGCCGGGCGAGTAGACGACGGCGttgacctcgtcgacgtgccCGGACAGGGTCTTGAGCTTTGACTTGCGCTTGAGGTCCCAGATgaccacctcggcgtcggcgccgccggtggcgaggtAGCGGCTGCCCTTGCTGAACGCCAGCGCGTTGATCGCtccgttcgcctcggcgacgtcctcgggggcCTGGGGgatgacgccgaggagctctcCGGACGGCTTgaggaggtgcgcgcggccgtcgaagccgccgcaAGCGAGCGCACCGTTGGTGGGGCTCCACTGGagcgcgctcacctcgcATCGGAGCGCGGTAGATGCGGTGCACTCGGCACGCTGGGGGGGTTGGGAGAGGAGGGCACGATGGTGAGTTTTGGGCGAGTTTTGAGATTTGCGCTCGCTAGCGGAGGGAATCGGAAgagtcgccggcggcgcgcacctgCGAATCGGGGCGCCAGACTTTGACGTCTGCGCCACTGACCGTGGCCACCAGCTCCACCATGCTGAAGTGCTGGCGCGTGTCAACTGTGGGCGCGGGCCGTAGGCTCCTGAAGGTGTTTTTTTGAAATTTTTGCTTTGCTTGTCCAACCGACCGCATGCGGACGACGCTCAAAGTTGGCACCGTCGTGAGCGCGTTGACCCcactcgtcgcggcgcctgTCCATGTCGGAATTCCTTCgggagctccgcgcggcgcgcgctgcgcgcgaggcacgtatcgagctccgcgcgagcgcgagagtCACCACCGCTCTCGaagcggcggtggacgcggcctCCACCCTCGAAAGCGCAGAAACCATCGCTGGACGAGCCGACGGGCGAAACCCGGGCGTCGGACCTGgcgtcgagcacgtcgaGCCGGATCTGCtcccgtcctccgcgcggcgacgacgcagggGCGGAGATCTCCTCAGCGACGAGGCGTTGCGGAGGATCGTGGACCGGATACACGCGCAGCACGTCGAGGAGAgcgacgccaacgccagGCTCCGGGCAGCCATCCGCGGACTCGAGCCGAACGAGTTCGCCTCACTCCCGGACGATACGTGGCCGGGCCTCGACCGCgaagacggcgccgcgcgttcggaCGAGTGCGCCGTGTGTTACGTCGGgttcgaggacggcgacgccctgaAGGTGCTACCGTGCGGACACTCGCAATTCCACCTCGGGTGCATCCGGACCTGGCTTCAGCGCTCGCCAACCTGCCCGCTGTGCCGGTGCGCGTGCAGACCTCCGCGGGTGCATCTCCTGAAACCCACCCGCGAAATCTCCTCAGCGACGAACCGCGAGGAGGATCCAACGTCGGATACCCCGCTCGACCTCGAATACCCCGAGCAGACGTCAACCGCGACGACAACCGCCGAGCTGCGTCTCACGCTCGACCGTCTCAGACGGGAAcacgaggaggagagcgcgTGGCTCGATTCGCTGGAGGCGCAGCCGCGGTTCGTCCCTctcgggggtgccgtcgtcgggggtgccgtcgggggtgccgatgGAGGtgacgagggtgccgagggagAGGaagacgcggacgcgacgcgccgcgccggcgtccgggaacgcgcgcggcgatacTTCGACCCCCTCGACACGGAGTACATGCGGCGCAACTACGGCGAGCTGTACAGGctgagggaggaggagaggacGATCCTCGCGAGGTTGGACGCCCTGAGCGTgcacgaggacgcgctgCGGGTGCGactggcggacgcgagggacgcgcgtgAGAGGCAGAGGGCGAGGGTgggtgccgaggaggcgtcgtcggtcggcggcggcgttcgtcgtcggtggtTGCGAAACGGCGAGGTTGAtgccgcgacgcggggaacttcggccgacgcgaccgccctCCCACGgggcgccccggcggcggcgttggaaCAGGTGGCTGCGGAGAGGACCCGCGCGAGTGTGGTCAACGCCATGGATGCGAtcgcgaggtggaggaggaacgGGGACGAGTAGCGGCGGGGAGGTGGTGGTCGGTTGTAAATGAAGTGTCCGACCGAGAAAGGACCGTTACGTCCGCTTCGCGTGGTGGATGCAGTCTCGTGAGTTCCGACCGCAGTggctcgaggcgcaggcgtCGCGCGGTATCGAGCCGGATATCGGCGGATATCGAATAGATACAAGCTCGTATATGCCACATCGCGCGGCGTGAGGCGGTAGAAACGTGAGATACACGGCGGGTAGGgtgtcgccgcgcgggtgccgtgATTCGCGACGATGCCGGTCGTCAAGAACCcggccaagaagaagggcccgtcgctcgaggagcgcatgaggatggtcgccgcggcggaggccaaggctcgAAAGGAAAAGATGAAGAaacgcgaccggcgcggcccCATCACCAGGTTCATCGAGTGGCTCCCCAAGTGGTGGACACGCGTGAACGAGAACAACACGTCGCTGTACCTCTTCCACGAGAAGTCGCGGGTGAGGCGCAACGCGTGGAGGCTCATCCGGTGGAAGTGGTTCGATCGCACGGTCATGGCGGCCATCGTCGTCAACTGCGCCTTCCTCGCCATGTACGACCCGACCCAGCCAGACGATTCGAGCGGGAATCAGATGCTGAACCTGGTCGAGATGGCGTTCACGGTGATCTTCACCGTCGAGTTCGTCATCCAGATCGTCGCGAGGAATTTCCTCATCGGTCCCGGGGCGTACCTCAAGAACCCTTGGTTCTTCCTGGACttcatcatcgtcgtcgcgggctgGGTCGCGCTGATATTCACGATCGTCGGGATGGCGGGGGGAGGGAACGTGTCGGGGATACGaaccctccgcgcgctcaaGCCCCTGCGCACCATCAgcggcgtccccggcctGAGAGTGCTGGTGACCACGATCATAGACTCCATGCCCTTCGTGGGCAACGCGTGCTTGATCCTGGTGTGGCTCTTCTTCGTGTTTGGCGTGGTGGGGATCGATATGTTCGCCGGGGAGCTGACGCACAGGTGCTTcacgcacggcggcgaggttctcatccgcgaggaggcgaaccTGCCGTGCGACCCCGGGGCAGCCGGTCGGCtctgcggcgtcggcgagttcTGCCTGGACTCGGGACTCGCGCCGAACAGGGGGTACACCAGTTTCGATAACATCCTCtgggcgtcgctcgtcgtgTTTCAGACGATCACGATGCGGGGCTGGAGCGACGTGAGCGACAAGCTGGAGGCTGCGACCGGTAACCCCGACCTCGTCAAGGTGTTCTTTGTCGCGGCGGTTTTCATCGGCGGATTCTTCGCGATGACGCTGATAACCTCGGTGCTCATCGCCGAGTTTCACAAGACGTCCGTGCTGGAGCGAAAGACCGGGACGGCGCAGGACGGTAAGGCTGCGCGACGGATGAAGCGGCGGTTGAACCGTAAGCCCTGGTTCATCCGCGCCAAGCGGTTCCTAAAGAGCGAGTGGTTCTACCAGAAGccgctcaaggcgctggtGACCAACAGGTGGTTCGATCGGTTCGTCACGCTGCTCATCGTCGCAAACACCGTCACGCTGGCGTCGGAGTACCACGGAATGGACCAGAACCTCTTCGATTTGCTGCAGCAGATCAACGTGTTTCTCacgctcgcgttcgcgctcgagaTGGTGCTCAAAGTTTTGGGCCTCGGCGTGCTGGCGTACTGCAGCGATCGGATGAATTtgttcgacgccgccatcgtgATCGTGTCCATCGTGGAAATGCTGTCGTCGCAGTCGTCCATGTCGGTGCTGCGCGCGTTCCGCCTGGTGCGCGTACTACGATCGGTCAAGTTCCTGCGCCAGTACAAGCGCATGCGACAGCTCATGGAGAACATATCGCGGGGTCTGAGGGGCATGCTCGATTTCCTTCTCCTCACGTTGCTCTTTGTGTTTATCTTCTCGGTGCTTGGCATGCAAATCTTCGGCGGTGGTGACGGTTTCGCGGGGCAACGGAAGAACTTCGACTCGTTCGGAAACTCGTTCTTGCTCGTGTTCGAGATGCTGACGGGCAGCGACTGGTACAACGCGATGTGGAACGGTATGGACAGCGAGGGTAAGTGGGCGGCTCTCTTCTTCGTCGCGTGGATGCTTCTGGGCCACTTCATCATacttgacctcctcctcgcgaacATGGTGTTCAACTTCTCTCTCGAGACGGAGGACGAGCGGCTGGAacgcgaggagaagga from Micromonas commoda chromosome 11, complete sequence includes these protein-coding regions:
- a CDS encoding predicted protein, whose protein sequence is MPFCPYCARISLLLIESGVEFEVFLIDAGDKPDWFINAYDKAETPAMMGSPGGLDDGQWVGESKDIIARACEQNEKFKELCEREGPITVEQIEKYANAVAFGMILGYIAPTEEEAGKGLAMGLHKQAGLEPIEGETGAALRERCNAHFRAGLAEFEKMIGGLTTPFIGGDTPSKADVFAATTLFFSHNIAESGLCGDPVAMDKGASLADLGAPSVVPYLRRWMERPSWNKAYKTTCMYSTAVVACLAGWMMMAKDMFDDGRKLNLILDNLRRRDTDYNPDFVPPTVG
- a CDS encoding predicted protein; this encodes MASATGDTPAGKPRVVIAGAGVIGASTAYHLAANHGMRCTLYDQKGAGCAASGKAGGFLALDWCDGSPVGELARVSFAMHEELAKTLSLDSYRRLTCEAVAVDERAVVAAGGVAKPGNKKLESIEWADIGAVASRPMGTEETIAQVHPKRLTEAFLDAANAKAGTEVVLGKVEGVVTHEVTGEVTGVVVDGETVPADVVVVAMGPWTHRASTWAPGMPKVILGQKYHAVLMRPERVLTQAVFFQGLGDPEFYPRGDGDVYVCAYPDSPNVVDEEPGEVEVRPDAVQRLVDVARAVSSEMKNAEVNGSGQSCHLPITQDGMPVMGAVPGTNGLYVATGHSCWGILNSPASGAAMAELIATGSVTCVKNFDAFSPKRFAR
- a CDS encoding elongation factor tu (contains pfam domains PF00009.17 Elongation factor Tu GTP binding, PF03144.15 Elongation factor Tu domain 2 and PF03143.7 Elongation factor Tu C-terminal. expressed), coding for MVAELKVEDKPAPPPAPVEEEDGDTPVADDNADDANFDPREHLNLVFIGHVDAGKSTIGGQILFQAGMVDDRTIQKYEAEAKDKNRESWYMAYIMDTNEEERAKGKTVEVGRAHFETEKKRYTVLDAPGHKNYVPNMIAGAAQADVGVLVIAARKGEFETGFERGGQTREHAQLAKTLGVTKLIVLVNKMDDPTVKWDKERWDEINTKLSPFLKTCGYQPKDVQYVPISGLYGTNMKTTVGKDVCPWYEGKSFFETLDNLEPLERNPDAPFRMPVLDKHKDMGTIVMGKTEAGTVRRGDKLIVMPNNIKVKVATVYRDDVEVSKVLPGENVRLRLSGIEEEQLMSGFVLCAPSAPVHVTQEIECQLAILELLEHKSLFTAGYKAVIHIHAVTEECEVIKIVHQIDGKTRKPMEKKKGQALFLKSGSLAVVRIRTQGIICCEKFADVPQLGRFTLRDEGKTVAIGKVLKLKPYSNLNDQ
- a CDS encoding ribosomal protein S8E (highly conserved between CCMP1545, Otauri and CCE9901) — translated: MPQNEHIELFQKRYGRRLDYYEKKRKKEAREPHKRSAVAKKLIGLKAKLYAKKRHSEKITMKKTIQQHSERTNKHKVEEEAAPGAIPAYLLDREQTSRAKVLSNTIKQKRKEKAGKWEVPLPKVRPIAEDEMFRVMRSGKRQKKSWKRMITKATFVGPGFTRKPPKYERFIRPSGLRFTKAHITHPELKCTFQLDILGVKKNPNGPMYSSLGVLTKGTVIEVNVSELGLVTPGGKVVWGKYAQITNNPENDGCVNGVLLV
- a CDS encoding predicted protein (shows some similarity to CCMP1545, Otauri and CCE9901), translating into MVELVATRAECTASTALRCEVSALQWSPTNGALACGGFDGRAHLLKPSGELLGVIPQAPEDVAEANGAINALAFSKGSRYLATGGADAEVVIWDLKRKSKLKTLSGHVDEVNAVVYSPGDQHVASGGASGAVLLHSPVSGLAVGEMRVVSDVPDADGGITSLHYSPHRRQMLASSSMDGRVQLWDTGIRRLGQNLQAAAGASPCWQASFSPTASGLVAAACGDGRVTLLDVNAPGASKGVGSIALGAEARCLSWRSDGGVIAAGAADGRVVWIDPRMLSSSLGAGYGGAGSAVLYTTAAHVGAARRGGVRAVRWQHAADGGAAAQLAAAGEATTPTPMRATRPAPFASTPASSDLGRDLAFPSPAVALPTGKENVVDPGRMEAMKEDSRRRVERLMSARAAGGTPESVAAAARPSLGDDVAASPLALTPLQARVGGGSAHHEPLGSMASLREMLREMAAEQLEEQRRMIHAEVRNVHVELIKQFHTLQEEQIAMFEELRGAQRELAKEVAALKKSQGEFVRR